The Lancefieldella sp. Marseille-Q7238 genomic interval TGCCCATGCGGGCAAAGTCCACCATCATTTCAGGCTTTACGTCAGCGTTTGCTCCCGTATCAAGAAATACAGCCTGATGTCCGTGAAGGCCGGGCAGAAGGAGCGCCAGCGCGGGACGCTTTATTCCCCTGATGCGCCCGATGCCGAAGGTAGCCGCCGTCAGCACCGCACCTGTTGAACCGGCGGAAAAAAGTCCCGCCGCCTTGCCAGCGCGCACTGCCGCCGCGGCGCGCACAATGCTCGCGTCCTTTTTTTGACGCACCGCGTCTGCCGGATGCTCGTCCATGCCGATAACTTCAGTGGTAACAAGAGCGTGAGCACGAACGTTCTTCTCGGCAAAGGGCGTCACAAACTCATCAGCTCCGGCGAGAAGGACTTCGAGTTCAGGGTCTTTCTCAAGAGCCTGCGCGACTCCCGCGAGAACCACCTCAGGACTTTGATCTGAACCCATAACATCAACGCAAACGGTAGTGGGCATACGTTCCCCCTTTATAGAAAAGGAGGCCGACCCAAGCGGGACAGCCTCCTTACTCTTACGCTGTTTGAGAACTACTCGGTAACAACAACCTCACGAGCCTTGTAATGGCCGCAGTTGGGGCAAACGTGATGAGGAAGCTTGGGAGCGCCGCACTCCGGACAAATGGAACGAGCAGGAGTTGCAACCTTGCTGTTTGCGGAACGACGAGTGTGGGTAGCGCCGCGACCCTTCTTTTGCTTAGGTACTGCCATCTTGGAACCTCTCTTACTTTCTTGCGAGCGTCCCATACCTGTTAGGACGCGACCCATCTAATTTCATGCGTTGGATACTATACCACGCATGAGGGCATTTTGGACGCAAAAGCGCAATTTATTCAGATTTGTAGCTTTGCGCAACGTAGTTTTTACGCAATCACCGCTTTGAGTCGGAGTCCCTACCTTCAACGCTTTCTTTGGTGCTGTCTTCGGCGCCTTCTTCAGCGCTGTCTTCAACGCTTTCTTCGGAGTTCTTCTCATCATCAAAGGTAAGGCCAGCCAATACCGAGAAGGGATTGCTGTCCAAACGCTCCTCGCTCCGCGTGCGGTTCACCTGCGCTGCATGTCCGCAATCCTCTTCGTTGAGATTGGCGCCACAAACCGGACAAAGCCCCTTGCAATCAGGCTTGCACAGCACCACAAAGGGCGTTTCCATCACAAGCGAAGGGAGCAGCGCGCCTGCAAGGTCAATGGTCTTGTCGGATGACACAAGCGAATAGTCGGCTTCATCTTCATCATCAGCGGGATGCTCGGGTTCTTCAAAAAGATAGTATTCGTCAACCTCCGCTGCGATATCCATCGAGGCAGGAGCAAGACACCGGTCACATTCTCCAACGGCGCATGTCTTGAGTATGCCCGTAACCAAGATGCCCTCGCCCGCATTCGTCAGAACAAGGTCATACTCAATGCCGTGAGGCAGGCAAAACTCATGCTCACCGAGAGCGTAGCTCTCCTCGTCAAGATGGCCCGCAAGCGACAGGGTATCGCCCGGGTTTGCCAAGCGATCGTCAATTGCAACGATTATGGGTTTCATCGGTGCTACCAGGAAACGGTGTTGGTGGTGTTATGAGGACCGGAATTCTCGTCAAGGGTCTGGCGCACGCGAGATACGGAATTAGTAAGCGACTTCAGGTTCTCTTCCAGGTGCGCAAGAACGGTGTCAGCGTACTCTTCAGCGTTATACCGCGTGTCGCGCTCGTATTGATCAGCCTGATCGCGGACGCCATCAGCCTGCTGTTGCGCGAGACGCACCACTTCCTGATCGCCGGCCAAAATCATTGCCTGTTGCTGCGCATCGGCGATGATAGATTCGGCCTGTGTGCGAGCGCGCTCAAGCGTCTCATTCTCTTCCTTGATGATGCGGCGGGCCGTTGTGAACTCTTCAGGAAAGACACGGCGGATCTCGTCCAAAAGCTCATAGAAGTCCTGGGCGTCAATAATCTTTTTCTGACCTGCGTCCATAAACGGCGACTTTGCCTCACTGACGAGCTGTTCAAGCTCAGCTACGAGGCTCTCGATTTCCTCACCCGGCTGCATCCAGGGCTCCTTTCATACATCTACAGAACAGCTACATTATGACAGCAACTAGCCCCATTACATAATGCACCTTTTTAAGAATGGTAACAGAATATGTTTAATTCGCTAGGCAGCCCGCTTTATTTTTGGGAATTACGCAAAGCCAACAACTTTTGGGCGACACATGTAGGAACCAACAAGGACACATCAGCGCCCATCAACGCGATCTCCCGCACGATGGAAGACGAAACGTACCCATATTCAGGGCTGGACATGACAAATATGGATTCAAGATCAGGCGCGAGATGCGCGTTCAGGTCAGCCTGCTGCAGCTCATACTCAAAATCCGTCATGGCGCGAAGGCCTTTGACTACACCGCCGGCGTCGCACAGACGGCAAAACTCCACAAGAAGACCATCCATGGGTCTTACTTCCACGCCTTCAATATCCGCCTCGAGAAGCGCGTCCTGGATCATCTTCACCCGCTCTTCAAGGGAAAACGTAGTGCCCGTACCTCGCTTATCGCGAGAAACAGCCACCGCAACCGTTACCTTGTCAAATAAGCGGACAGCCCTTCTGATAACGTCGAGGTGTCCATTGGTCACCGGATCAAAGGTACCCGGAACCACTACATGATTAATGCTGTTCACTGCTCTCCCCTTCACGTGGACCGCTCTTCTCGCCGTCAGGCACAGCGCGGACGGTCTTTGACTTTATCATGAGATCAACGCGGGCAATCCCGTAGCGCTTGGATTTAATAAGATCCACGCCACCTACGGACATGCCGGGCGCCTTATCGTGATGCTCGTACACAACCAGTGCGCGCGGCGTGAGCGCGTCCGCGCCGTCCACGTTGACGAGAAACTCGGCAATCCTTTGCGCTTCTACGGCATACGGAGGATCTAAAAGCACGATATCAAAAGGGCCGCCCGGAAGCGTTTTGCGTGCCGACAAGCACAGCGCGTCTCCGCACACAATACGCGCTTCTTGCGCACCGGCGCCAAGCGTTCGCGCGTTCTTTCGTATGAGGTCGGCGGTCTTGCGGTCTTTGTCAACAAAGGTTACATGGGCCGCTCCCCTAGAGAGAAGCTCAAACCCCAAAGCGCCAGATCCTGCGAACGCGTCAAGGACCCTCTTGCCGGACAGATTGAGTCCCGCCGCCGACAAAATAGAAGACGTGACTGCCTCACGGGTGCGATCGGTTGTGGGGCGTGTGGTGCCTCGGCCTTGAGGCGCTTCAATGACGCGTCCGCGCCACTTTCCTCCAACTATCCTCATGCGCGCCCCAACTCTTCAAAATACGCACCAAAACGATCACGCGCCTCAAGACCCATGGTCTGATGCACAGGGTCCTTGAGCTGCGGATCGCGCCGATACAGCGAACGCGCGTCCTTGTAGGCGGCCTCTATCAGGTCACCATCTCCATACAAATCGGAAATCTTGAGTGTTGTCGCGCCGGATTGACGGTACCCCAGCGTCTCACCCTCACGGCGCAGCTTCAAATCAAGCTCAGCCAGCTTGAATCCGTCTGAAGTCGCCTCAAGGGCCGCAAGGCGCTTGCGCGCCGGCGCGCCACGCTTCGCGTCGGAGTTCAAAAACACTTCTCCTGCCATATCACCTCGGCCGACACGACCTCGCAACTGGTGCAGAGTCGCAAGGCCAAAGCGGTCCGCATTGTAGATGAGCATGACAGTTGCGTTGGGCACGTCAACGCCGACTTCAATGACGGTTGTTGAAACCAAAATCTGAACCGTCCCCGCACGAAAAGCAGCCATAGTCTCATCTTTTTCGGCAACGGACATGCGCCCTGTCAGAACTCCAACGCGCATATCAGAAAATACCTCGCGCTGCAGCGTTACCTGCGTGGCAAGGGCGGAGTGCATCTTTGTTTTTGTTTGAACGTTCTCCGGAAGGTCGTCCAGATCGGCTCCTTCATCGGAGTCATCGACAAGCGGGCACACCACATACGCCTGCCGGCCGGCGACCACAGCATCGCGTATCGCGCCGTATGCAAGATCGAGGTTGTTGCTCGTCAAAATCTTCGTTGTAACCCCTGCTCCCGCGTGCGGCCTCTGTGCAAGGCGCGTCATGGCGATGTCGCCGTAGACGGAAAGCGCGAGGGTACGCGGAATAGGAGTGGCGGTCATGGCGAGAAGGTCAACACCTGTCCCCTTCTTTCTCAGCGCCGCACGCTGATCAACGCCAAAGCGATGCTGTTCGTCTATGACCACCAGGGTCAGACGCTTGAAGTCCATAGTTTCTGAAAGCAGGGCTGTGGTTCCAAAAACCACGGTGGTATCACCGGCTAGAACACGTTGGGCAATCTCAGCGCGTTTTTGAGGAGGTGTCGAGCCCGTCACCAGCGCCCATGAAATTTTTGAGGCTGTCAGCAGCGGTCCGAGCTTTTCTGCGTATTGCTGCGCCAGCACTGACGTCGGTGCCATCATAGCCGCCTGTGTACCAGAATCAGCGGCCGCCGCGAGCGCCACGGCCGCTACAGCCGTTTTTCCCGTTCCAACATCGCCTAACAGCAGGCGATTCATAATCTGAGGATCCTCCATATCGCAAAGGATATCGTGGACGGCAGCGTGCTGTTCTGCGGTCAACTCAAACGGCAGAGCGGCGAGAAGAGCTTGCTTTCGGGGGCCATCTGTCGTGTGAGCAAAGGGTGTATCCCCTGCAAGCTCAACGGTTCTTCTCGCCAAAAGCGCCAGTTGGAGACAGAGAAGCTCATCATAGGCGAGACGGCGGCGCGCTTGCTCGGCCAGAGCCAGGGACGTGGGAAAGTGAACTTCTCGAAGAGCTCGGGCAAGCGTCATGAAACCGCGCGCCGCGCACAGTTTGGCGGGAAGCCAATCGCATATGTCGCCCACATCCGCAAGAGCCGCCGACATGATACGCCTCATCCATGCGGGACTTACGCCTTCGGTGGCGGGATGTACGGGAAGAATCTGAGCCCGAGGCTTCTTTTTCTCCTCCTCAGTAGCAATGACCTCATAAAAGGGAGCTTTCATCTGACGAAATCCGTAGGCAAACGTCATGGTGCCGGAAAAGGCGACTTCATCGCCTTCGTGAAGTTGGTCGGCGACCCACGGCTGACGGAAAAAGACGGCCGTCATCACGCCCGTTTCATCCGAAGCCTCCACTTCCACAATACTCATACGGGGTCGAGGCCGCTTTGTCGCTATCCGCTCTACTTTCGCCACTACCGTCGCGTCGGCGCCCACCGTGGTAAAGGCAATCTTCGCCACCGTTGAAAAATCAAGGTAGCGATGGGGCACATGCAAAAAAAGATCGCGTACGCGCGAAATGCCGAGACGCTCAAGCGCCTCGGCACGGTTTGCACTGACATAACGAAGACGGCCTACCTCATCAGTAAGCGAGCAGGTGCGACGAATCCGATCGGACGCCTCACCTATGCTGGGGCGAGAACCCATTAAGACCTACTCAAGGGAGAAGATAACGGGATAGAGGGGCTGCTCACCACGGTGTGCGTCAATTTCCAAGTCAGGAAGGGCTTCCTCGATACGCGCGGTCAGCGCCGAGAAGTGCTCTTCATCCATATCAGAGCCGGCAAGAATAGTCAGGGTATCCCCCTCCTCTTCTTCCTGCATCTTTTTGATAAGACCGATAGTCACCTCATCAATGTCATTGCCGACAACGTCAATGGACCCTCCCTGGATTCCCATAACATCGCCGTTATGGATGGGCGTGCCGTCGGAAGCGGCGGAATCTCGAACCGCGGTAGTAACCTCGCCATAGCGAATCGCGGCAAACGCGTCGGTCATTGTCTGTACGTTATCCTCAAGAGAGGCGTCAAGCTCAACGGCGAACATTGCCGCGAACGCCTGAAGGACCGACTTTGTCGGAATGACCGCAACCTTTGTGCCCTCGCACGCTGAAGCGGCGGCTTCAGCAGCCATGCGAATGTTTGAGTTATTGGGCAAGACGATGACATTGTCAGCGTGAGCCTGATCGATAGCGCTCAAGATATCGGCAGTTGACGGGTTCATGGTCTGACCGCCGGAAACGACAACGTCGACACCGAGCGACTTCAAGATGGACTCAGAACCGCTGCCCGCGCAGACCGCGACAAAGCCCAGGTGCTTGCGGGGGGCATTGACAGCCTCTACAGTCTTTTTGTCCTCAGCAATCTTTTCGGTGCGCTCTTTGGCCTCAAGATCCATATTGTGGATAAAGACCTCAAAAATCTGGCCATACTGAAGCATGTAGCGCAAGACCTTATCGGGCGTATTGGAGTGCACATGAACCTTATAGTCGGGATTTGTGCCCACTAAAAGCTCACAGTCGCCCATAGTCGCAAGAAAATCAAGGGCGGCGCTTTCATCAAAGGAAGCGTCATCGGCATGGAACAAAAACTCATTGCAGTAGCGGAACTCAGAACCTTCCCAGTCATCATTCAGCTCAATGGAGACTTTGGCGTGAGCCGCCGCTTTCGCGTCATCGGTACCGACTGTCGTCTTAAATTCGGACAGCTCCGTCTTGCCTTGAACCGCGTTCACAAAACCTTCAAAAAACGTTGCAAATCCAAAGGCTCCAGAGTCAACTACGCCGTTTTCCTTCAAAACAGGCAGCAAGTCCGGAGTGCGCGCGACTGATTCATAGGCTTCAACCACCAGCGCATCAAGCACTTCAACAGGCGTCAGCTTGGATTTCTCAAGCGAATCAGCCTTGGCGGAAACATCCTTCAAAACGGTAAGGATGGTACCTTCAACCGGCTTACGGACCGCTTTGAAGGCCACTTCCTTACCGCGGCGAAACGCGTGAGCGATATCTTTCGGCGTAATATGCGCTGGATTCTTCACATCGCACAGCCCCTCGGCAACTCCACGAAGAATCTGGCTGGTAATAACGCCAGAATTCCCGCGAGCGCCCATCAGAGAACCGTGAGTAATTGCTTTAGCGATATCCTCCATGGAGGCGTCTGCCGGAAGATCTTGTACCTCGCGAACGACCGTACCCAACGTCAAGGACATGTTGGTGCCCGTATCGCCATCCGGTACGGGAAAGACATTGAGCTTGTTAATTTCTTCAGCCTTATCGGCTACGGCCAGAGCGGCGGCCGGAAAGCAAGAGCGGACGACGGTTGAAATCATCTTTGAAGACCTCAGTTCCTTAATCGTGTGCAACATATCCGCGCGAACGCGCAAGAAACGTTAGCGAGAAGCGCGCATCGCCTCGATGTGGACAGTTACTTCAACGGTATTGAGCTCGGCAATCTGGCGAAGCAAGAATTTCACAGACGCTGAAAGATTGTCAACCACAGACGCCATATTGACACCCTGCTCAACTACAACGTGCAAATCAACGCTCACACCCTGCGGCGAGGATGAAACATCAATACCCTTGCGAAGTCGATATTCGGGGAGCAGCCTTGCAACTCCGGCTTGCTCGTCAATAACCGCCATGCCGACAACGCCGTAGCACTCAAGGGCAGCGTACCCTGCAAGGTCAGCAATGCAATCATTTGAAACCCTGAGCGTTCCTGGAACAGTGGAAACCATGTTCGTATACTCCTCTCATAGGATTCCCGAATCTAAAAAGAACCCAAACGATTATACCGCACGTCTACGCGTGGATATCGCAAGCATTCTACAAACAATGTAAAGATTTCAGTTGCACGCGAGGTCAGCTGTGATATAGTGGTTCAGCTATTTGAAAATTCGCGTGAATACAGGATTCGCGCCTTATGGAGGTCGTTGTTATGTCAAAGGTTTGTGATTTTTGCGGTAAGCACGCTGTCGCCGGTCGTTCCATCTCCCACTCCCACCGTACCGTCACCCGCACGTTCAAGCCGAACATTCAGCGCGTCACTGTTGTTGTCGACGGCCGACGCAAAAAGATGAATGTCTGCTCTCGCTGCCTGAAGTCCGGTAAGATTGCCCGCAGCTAATCTCGCAGCTCGTCTTTTTCACAGCATAAGTACAGCTTAAAAGGCCGCAATCGCGGCCTTTTTCATGTTTACTGCGTCAGGCGCGCGTTATGTTGTGCGGCGGGTACGCGTTATCTTGTGCGATACATGCGCGTTATGCTCCGGCGCCTGTCTTCAAAAGCATCGCAAGCAGAACGCCCTTTTCGCACCTGATATGGGCGTGCTCGTCTTGAACCACATTAGAAACACCTTCATCAGAAAGAAGTGGTAGCGCGTAAGCATCCAAGTCCCACTTCATACCGGTTTCTGAGACGATTGTTTCTTCACGCAGGGCAATGACTGAAAGTGTTCTCCCCTGTTGACAGGAAAGTTTCCACAAGTCGCAACTCTTAGCCGTAAGAATTCTCGCTTCAACATCGTCTTCAACAACGCGAACCGCGCCTCCGGATTCAAAACGCCTGGCGAGAAGCCCAATCACTCCCAGCTCATGATCAAGCCGCCCTCCTGAGGCGCACGTCACCGTAAGCGACAGTGGCGCGCCGCGCCGGATTGCCTCGTGCGCAACCGCGTCAAGGGCCAGCGAAAGATCGGTAACGTATTTATCGGGAGGAAAGGCAATTATGGGAACTTCATATTTGCGCAGCCAATGCGCCGTCTCTTCCTTGAGAGAGCCATTTATAGAATCAAAGTCTCCACACACGATATCGGGCACCACGCCGGCTTCTTTGCATGCAGCAACTCCGCGGTCAGCAGCCACCACGTAGGAAGCCTCCGCGGCAAGCTCACCTATCAGCGCAGAAGAGCTCACGGCAGGCGAGCCGTCAACAATAAGTGCCGAGAAGCATTTCCGCTCAGCCGAAAAACTCTTTTCGAAGTTTTTTTCAAAAGGGCTGTCACCTGATGGCATGCGCTCATAGTCACAAATGCGGGTCAGCGAAAGTTCACGATAATCACGAGCGAAGATATCCGAATGAGCTTTCATGACATCGATACTGCGTCCGTCTTTGCCGTTAAAGAGCGCCACCACCGGAAAGCCCGCTTTACGCGCCGTACGCGCGCCAAACTCAGCGTCTTCAAATACCCAGGTGGAAGCCTTATCAGTGCCTAACCGGCGAAGCGCTTCCAGATAAACATCGGGCTTGTCCTTATCGGCTCCTCCCACATCTTCAGTGCTGACCAACGCTTGAAAATAGTGTTCGATGCCCTGTGCGCGAAGCGCTGTACCCAAAGCGCGCCCCGGCGTAGATGAGGCTATTGCCATGGGAATACCGGCATCGTAGAGCTCTTGGAGAAAGTCCTTCGCGCCGGCGATAATTGCAATATCGTGCGTATAGACATATTGGACATGAGCTACGAACCTTTCGTAAAGTTCCTGAGCAGTAAGCGGCAGGTTGAATTCTTTCACGCACACCACGCACCCATCAAAAAGAGAGATCGCCTCGACCTTTTTGAAAAAATCGGGAGTCATATCGATGGCAAAGTCCTCAAGCACATCCCCAAACGCTCGCCGCCACATCCACATGGAATCAACGAGCGTTCCGTCAAGGTCAAAGATTGCCCCGGTTGTCTTCATGAAGCGGCTCCTTCTCTCGTCACGTGGTTCTCCTGTCAAACGTACTCTCGTTAACCGTGCTTCTCGCCACGCAATCGTAGGTACCGTATTGCGCAAACCCTATTGTGCGAATCGTAAAAATCACAATAGGGTAAAGTATCACACGGCACATAGTTTACTGGTTCTGGAGGCGGTATGGCCCGTTATAGTTATCAATGTCCTGAGTGTAAAACAAAATTTGAAGTCGAACATCCTATGAGCGTTCATCCCAAAGTCACCTGTCCTACATGCGGACACTTCGCCGAACGCGTTTTTGACACTTCGGGCATTGCCTTTAAAGGCAGCGGCTTTTACAACACCGACCAAAAAGGCAAGAAATAACTATGGCGTGCACCTAGGATTTTATGACGTAAGCTTGGGTTTTATACGTACACCTGGGGGTTATGACGTACGCCTGAGTTTTGCAAGAAAGTGCTGGTCGGCATCGATATACTCCCAGGTGCGCCCCAGCTGCAAAAAGCCGTCCTTCATTGTGGCGTGAGCCACCATTTCTTTGCCCCTGTCCGTCAGCAATTTGACGGCAGGGGTTTGTTCTATGTTTTCAACCGTAAAGCAACTTCCCTCTTTTGTAGCGAGAAAAGCCTTAATGACCTCTTCGTCTTCTGAAGCAAGCGGTGAGCATGTTGCATACGAAAGAACACCATGAGAAGCTACCTTACCTGCGGCGGCCTTAAGCAGGCGAAGCTGCAGTTGAGGAAGGGTTCCACCAGGTGCGACCGCGCCTTTTTCAAGCGACCAGCTGATTTCAGGGTGGCGGCGCATGGTTCCCGCTCCCGAGCACGGAGCGTCGATAAAAACGGTATCAAATGTTTCTTGCAGACATTGTGGAAGAGCATCGTCTGCAAGACGCGTAGCGTCAAAGGTCAAACAGGCAGCCTTCTTTGCAAGGCCTGCCCGCTTAAGCCTCTTTTGAGACACTGCCGACTTTTTCGGATCAAGTTCAACGGACACGAGCTGTACGTCATTGCCGCACCGTAAGGCGTTTTGAAGCAGCAAGACGGACTTGGTCCCTCTCCCCTGCCCAATTTCAAGTATCCGAGATCCGTCTTCTGACGGTGCAAGAAGCGCGATTACCTGAGATGAGATGTCGGCCGGAAACACTTCCGCTTGCGCGACTAATCCCGTTGCAGAAAGGCCAGCAGGCGCGCCCAACACAAAACTGCGGGGAGCGACGCTTGGATGAGCGTCAAAAGGAGCCACTACTTCTTCAGGGACGTCCTCACGTAATGCGACGTAGACCGGCGGCGCCTCAAGCGCCTGAAGCAACATCCCCGCCGCCGCGCACGGACCCATTGAAGCTATCAGCTGTTTGCAAAGATACACCGGATATCCGCTTACCCGCGCATACGCCTCTGTCGGCGGCAGCGTTTGCTCACAGGAGCAAAGGCGAGCGCGCGCATCATCAACACGCGGCCTGTCTTCTTCGGCGATATGTCTGAGCAGAACGTTTGCAA includes:
- a CDS encoding FmdB family zinc ribbon protein, yielding MARYSYQCPECKTKFEVEHPMSVHPKVTCPTCGHFAERVFDTSGIAFKGSGFYNTDQKGKK
- the rpmF gene encoding 50S ribosomal protein L32; amino-acid sequence: MAVPKQKKGRGATHTRRSANSKVATPARSICPECGAPKLPHHVCPNCGHYKAREVVVTE
- the rpmB gene encoding 50S ribosomal protein L28, which codes for MSKVCDFCGKHAVAGRSISHSHRTVTRTFKPNIQRVTVVVDGRRKKMNVCSRCLKSGKIARS
- a CDS encoding DAK2 domain-containing protein, whose amino-acid sequence is MISTVVRSCFPAAALAVADKAEEINKLNVFPVPDGDTGTNMSLTLGTVVREVQDLPADASMEDIAKAITHGSLMGARGNSGVITSQILRGVAEGLCDVKNPAHITPKDIAHAFRRGKEVAFKAVRKPVEGTILTVLKDVSAKADSLEKSKLTPVEVLDALVVEAYESVARTPDLLPVLKENGVVDSGAFGFATFFEGFVNAVQGKTELSEFKTTVGTDDAKAAAHAKVSIELNDDWEGSEFRYCNEFLFHADDASFDESAALDFLATMGDCELLVGTNPDYKVHVHSNTPDKVLRYMLQYGQIFEVFIHNMDLEAKERTEKIAEDKKTVEAVNAPRKHLGFVAVCAGSGSESILKSLGVDVVVSGGQTMNPSTADILSAIDQAHADNVIVLPNNSNIRMAAEAAASACEGTKVAVIPTKSVLQAFAAMFAVELDASLEDNVQTMTDAFAAIRYGEVTTAVRDSAASDGTPIHNGDVMGIQGGSIDVVGNDIDEVTIGLIKKMQEEEEGDTLTILAGSDMDEEHFSALTARIEEALPDLEIDAHRGEQPLYPVIFSLE
- a CDS encoding Asp23/Gls24 family envelope stress response protein, coding for MVSTVPGTLRVSNDCIADLAGYAALECYGVVGMAVIDEQAGVARLLPEYRLRKGIDVSSSPQGVSVDLHVVVEQGVNMASVVDNLSASVKFLLRQIAELNTVEVTVHIEAMRASR
- a CDS encoding RsmB/NOP family class I SAM-dependent RNA methyltransferase: MTRLSPARCAALELASTCRRKGLRMRDFLRDARRMDSLGEKDRALATRLLLGSVATVGELDRAVASHLSTTTHLEPKVRDALRLATFEILYLRTPPRAAVSQGVEMVRAASPRAAGLANVLLRHIAEEDRPRVDDARARLCSCEQTLPPTEAYARVSGYPVYLCKQLIASMGPCAAAGMLLQALEAPPVYVALREDVPEEVVAPFDAHPSVAPRSFVLGAPAGLSATGLVAQAEVFPADISSQVIALLAPSEDGSRILEIGQGRGTKSVLLLQNALRCGNDVQLVSVELDPKKSAVSQKRLKRAGLAKKAACLTFDATRLADDALPQCLQETFDTVFIDAPCSGAGTMRRHPEISWSLEKGAVAPGGTLPQLQLRLLKAAAGKVASHGVLSYATCSPLASEDEEVIKAFLATKEGSCFTVENIEQTPAVKLLTDRGKEMVAHATMKDGFLQLGRTWEYIDADQHFLAKLRRTS
- the coaD gene encoding pantetheine-phosphate adenylyltransferase, with amino-acid sequence MNSINHVVVPGTFDPVTNGHLDVIRRAVRLFDKVTVAVAVSRDKRGTGTTFSLEERVKMIQDALLEADIEGVEVRPMDGLLVEFCRLCDAGGVVKGLRAMTDFEYELQQADLNAHLAPDLESIFVMSSPEYGYVSSSIVREIALMGADVSLLVPTCVAQKLLALRNSQK
- the rsmD gene encoding 16S rRNA (guanine(966)-N(2))-methyltransferase RsmD, with the protein product MRIVGGKWRGRVIEAPQGRGTTRPTTDRTREAVTSSILSAAGLNLSGKRVLDAFAGSGALGFELLSRGAAHVTFVDKDRKTADLIRKNARTLGAGAQEARIVCGDALCLSARKTLPGGPFDIVLLDPPYAVEAQRIAEFLVNVDGADALTPRALVVYEHHDKAPGMSVGGVDLIKSKRYGIARVDLMIKSKTVRAVPDGEKSGPREGESSEQH
- a CDS encoding DUF177 domain-containing protein; its protein translation is MKPIIVAIDDRLANPGDTLSLAGHLDEESYALGEHEFCLPHGIEYDLVLTNAGEGILVTGILKTCAVGECDRCLAPASMDIAAEVDEYYLFEEPEHPADDEDEADYSLVSSDKTIDLAGALLPSLVMETPFVVLCKPDCKGLCPVCGANLNEEDCGHAAQVNRTRSEERLDSNPFSVLAGLTFDDEKNSEESVEDSAEEGAEDSTKESVEGRDSDSKR
- a CDS encoding thiamine diphosphokinase, with translation MKTTGAIFDLDGTLVDSMWMWRRAFGDVLEDFAIDMTPDFFKKVEAISLFDGCVVCVKEFNLPLTAQELYERFVAHVQYVYTHDIAIIAGAKDFLQELYDAGIPMAIASSTPGRALGTALRAQGIEHYFQALVSTEDVGGADKDKPDVYLEALRRLGTDKASTWVFEDAEFGARTARKAGFPVVALFNGKDGRSIDVMKAHSDIFARDYRELSLTRICDYERMPSGDSPFEKNFEKSFSAERKCFSALIVDGSPAVSSSALIGELAAEASYVVAADRGVAACKEAGVVPDIVCGDFDSINGSLKEETAHWLRKYEVPIIAFPPDKYVTDLSLALDAVAHEAIRRGAPLSLTVTCASGGRLDHELGVIGLLARRFESGGAVRVVEDDVEARILTAKSCDLWKLSCQQGRTLSVIALREETIVSETGMKWDLDAYALPLLSDEGVSNVVQDEHAHIRCEKGVLLAMLLKTGAGA
- the recG gene encoding ATP-dependent DNA helicase RecG, translated to MGSRPSIGEASDRIRRTCSLTDEVGRLRYVSANRAEALERLGISRVRDLFLHVPHRYLDFSTVAKIAFTTVGADATVVAKVERIATKRPRPRMSIVEVEASDETGVMTAVFFRQPWVADQLHEGDEVAFSGTMTFAYGFRQMKAPFYEVIATEEEKKKPRAQILPVHPATEGVSPAWMRRIMSAALADVGDICDWLPAKLCAARGFMTLARALREVHFPTSLALAEQARRRLAYDELLCLQLALLARRTVELAGDTPFAHTTDGPRKQALLAALPFELTAEQHAAVHDILCDMEDPQIMNRLLLGDVGTGKTAVAAVALAAAADSGTQAAMMAPTSVLAQQYAEKLGPLLTASKISWALVTGSTPPQKRAEIAQRVLAGDTTVVFGTTALLSETMDFKRLTLVVIDEQHRFGVDQRAALRKKGTGVDLLAMTATPIPRTLALSVYGDIAMTRLAQRPHAGAGVTTKILTSNNLDLAYGAIRDAVVAGRQAYVVCPLVDDSDEGADLDDLPENVQTKTKMHSALATQVTLQREVFSDMRVGVLTGRMSVAEKDETMAAFRAGTVQILVSTTVIEVGVDVPNATVMLIYNADRFGLATLHQLRGRVGRGDMAGEVFLNSDAKRGAPARKRLAALEATSDGFKLAELDLKLRREGETLGYRQSGATTLKISDLYGDGDLIEAAYKDARSLYRRDPQLKDPVHQTMGLEARDRFGAYFEELGRA